A stretch of the Aminipila terrae genome encodes the following:
- the rlmN gene encoding 23S rRNA (adenine(2503)-C(2))-methyltransferase RlmN, with product MSDKVHLKDMTLKEMEVFFENIGEKKFRAKQVYNWLYRGISGFNEMTDLSKELREKLNTCAEIGSLKLIQVQHSKTDETRKYLFGLEDGNSVESVFMKYKHGNSICISSQAGCRMGCKFCASTIGGLCRNLTAGEIIDQIVSVERDTGEKISNIVIMGTGEPFDNYDNVSKFINLVNNKEGLNIGMRSITVSTCGIIPKIEQFAEDFPQVNLAISLHAPNDIIRNMTMPVNKKYNMKELLNACKDYVKKTGRRITFEYALVSGVNDQPVHAEELAERLRGLICHVNLIPLNNVTESGLNGTSRMQASEFRDRLEKLGISSTVRRELGSDIDAACGQLRLKNYENLEN from the coding sequence ATGTCAGATAAAGTTCATTTAAAAGATATGACTCTCAAAGAAATGGAAGTTTTCTTTGAGAATATAGGTGAAAAGAAGTTTAGGGCAAAGCAGGTATACAATTGGCTTTACAGAGGAATATCCGGCTTTAATGAGATGACAGATTTATCTAAGGAACTACGTGAGAAGTTGAATACCTGTGCGGAAATTGGAAGTCTTAAACTCATACAAGTACAGCATTCCAAGACCGATGAAACCAGAAAGTATTTGTTTGGACTTGAAGACGGAAATAGCGTGGAAAGCGTTTTTATGAAATATAAGCACGGTAATTCAATCTGTATATCTTCACAGGCTGGCTGCCGTATGGGCTGTAAATTCTGTGCGTCCACCATAGGGGGACTTTGCAGAAATTTAACTGCTGGAGAAATCATAGATCAGATTGTATCTGTGGAAAGGGATACAGGAGAGAAAATCAGTAATATTGTTATAATGGGTACAGGAGAGCCTTTTGATAATTATGATAATGTTTCTAAGTTTATAAACCTGGTTAATAATAAAGAAGGACTGAATATCGGCATGCGAAGCATAACGGTATCCACTTGCGGTATCATACCTAAAATTGAACAATTCGCAGAAGACTTTCCGCAGGTAAATCTGGCTATATCCCTTCATGCGCCTAACGATATAATCAGAAATATGACTATGCCAGTAAATAAGAAATATAATATGAAAGAACTTTTAAACGCATGCAAAGATTACGTGAAAAAGACAGGGAGGAGAATCACTTTTGAGTATGCACTGGTATCTGGTGTGAATGATCAGCCTGTTCATGCGGAGGAACTGGCTGAGAGGCTGAGAGGGCTGATTTGCCATGTAAATTTAATTCCTCTGAACAATGTGACGGAAAGTGGGCTAAACGGTACTTCCAGAATGCAGGCATCAGAATTTCGTGACCGATTAGAAAAGTTAGGCATAAGTTCTACGGTCAGGAGAGAACTGGGAAGTGACATTGACGCTGCTTGCGGCCAACTCAGATTAAAGAATTATGAAAATTTGGAAAATTAA
- a CDS encoding DMT family transporter, producing MMKKIGLYIFLTAFLFGTMEVALKLAGNGLDSFQLTFLRFFIGGILLMPFAVNEIKKNQTRLELKDFGYLLILGIICIPVSMLFFQLGVMHSNASTASVIMCINPLFTMIFAHFMSDEKFNKKKLVVLLWGILGLIFMVRPWDIQKGNTTVGIFFMLIAAATFGLYTVVGKNSIKKMGIMAQTSISFILGSLVLLIIMIFMDKPILQGVKDNVILVMYISVFVTGLGYYFYFASIKLSDATTGSIAFFIKPAIAPVIAVIILGDKLLWNTYLGIALILIASYLNIYNKRTEGKKIEQEQVEFE from the coding sequence ATGATGAAAAAGATAGGATTATATATTTTTCTGACGGCTTTTCTATTTGGAACAATGGAAGTTGCATTAAAGCTGGCTGGTAATGGGTTGGATTCATTTCAACTGACATTTTTGAGGTTCTTTATAGGGGGCATTTTATTAATGCCTTTTGCGGTTAATGAAATAAAAAAGAACCAGACCAGGTTAGAATTAAAAGATTTCGGGTATTTATTAATACTGGGAATAATATGCATACCAGTCAGTATGTTATTTTTTCAGTTAGGTGTCATGCATTCAAATGCTTCAACCGCTTCAGTCATAATGTGCATAAACCCTCTATTTACTATGATTTTTGCACATTTTATGTCAGACGAAAAATTTAATAAGAAAAAACTGGTTGTGTTATTATGGGGGATTTTGGGCCTGATTTTTATGGTAAGACCCTGGGACATTCAAAAAGGAAATACTACGGTAGGAATATTTTTTATGCTGATTGCAGCAGCCACATTCGGACTTTATACAGTAGTAGGGAAAAATAGTATAAAAAAGATGGGAATTATGGCGCAGACCAGCATCAGCTTTATTTTAGGATCATTAGTACTTCTTATTATAATGATTTTCATGGATAAACCTATTTTACAGGGAGTGAAAGATAATGTTATACTTGTTATGTATATCAGTGTTTTTGTAACAGGTCTGGGATATTATTTCTATTTTGCATCCATAAAACTTTCTGATGCTACTACTGGGTCTATAGCATTTTTTATTAAACCAGCAATTGCACCGGTCATAGCAGTAATAATTCTTGGAGATAAATTACTTTGGAATACATATTTAGGGATTGCATTAATCCTGATTGCTTCATATTTAAATATATATAATAAAAGAACTGAGGGTAAGAAAATTGAGCAAGAGCAAGTTGAATTTGAATGA
- a CDS encoding NUDIX hydrolase has product MNEIEEIFKNRKPAAVGYYNYFSVMVPLVEKDGELHLLYEVRAESLRTQPGEICFPGGAVEKNETKRQCAIRETREELGVLRKDIRVIAELDTLYTYSNFTMYSFLGEINYEAIKNAKINRDEVKEFFLVPLEHMKNQAPYIYNMDVLPQIGTDFPYNLLKLNNGYNWRKGKSEVPIYTYEDKVIWGLTARITHNLVNIIKLGSRD; this is encoded by the coding sequence TTGAATGAAATAGAAGAAATATTCAAGAACAGAAAACCTGCTGCAGTGGGATATTATAACTATTTTTCTGTAATGGTTCCCCTGGTGGAAAAGGATGGAGAACTACATTTACTGTACGAGGTACGTGCAGAATCATTAAGAACACAGCCCGGGGAAATTTGCTTCCCAGGAGGTGCAGTTGAGAAAAATGAAACCAAACGGCAGTGTGCCATAAGAGAGACTCGTGAGGAACTGGGGGTGCTCAGAAAAGATATAAGGGTAATAGCAGAGTTGGATACATTATATACTTATAGCAATTTTACCATGTATTCTTTTTTGGGTGAAATTAATTACGAAGCAATAAAGAATGCGAAAATAAACAGAGATGAAGTAAAAGAATTCTTCCTGGTGCCCTTAGAGCATATGAAGAACCAGGCTCCATATATCTATAATATGGATGTACTGCCACAGATAGGGACCGATTTTCCTTATAATCTACTAAAACTTAACAATGGATATAATTGGAGAAAAGGTAAATCAGAAGTGCCGATTTATACTTATGAAGATAAAGTGATATGGGGCTTAACCGCTAGAATTACACACAATTTAGTTAATATAATAAAACTGGGAAGCAGGGATTAA
- the ileS gene encoding isoleucine--tRNA ligase: MFRNLSEKPIAEFQMEQAKAWKEEKLLEKCVTTREGMPSFIFYEGPPTANGRPGIHHVIARTLKDSVCRYKTMQGFAVNRKAGWDTHGLPVEIEVEKQLNMSGKQDIEKYGIKEFNEKCRESVFTYEGMWRQMTERMGYLIDLDNPYITLDNNFIETGWWILKEFFKAGLIYEGHKILPYCPRCGTGLASHEVAQGYKEVKTQTIMAKFKKKDADEYFLAWTTTPWTLASNVALTVGPDIDYVKVKMHEDANEAGKVFYLAKNLADKVLGAESYDVIAEMKGKELEFAEYEQLMPFIKPDKKAFFVTCADYVTIEDGTGIVHTAPAFGEDDYQTGRRYELPVVNPVDEQGKYTDTPWAGRFVMEEGLDVDIIKWLAAEDKIFAKEKMDHNYPHCWRCGTPLIYYAKPSWYIEMTKLKDQLVENNKTVNWFPDFVGEKRFGNWLENVNDWAISRNRYWGTPIPIWRCDCGHLECIGSRAELVEKSIENITEEVELHRPYVDDIHLKCPHCGKTMSRIPEVMDCWFDSGSMPFAQQHYPFENKEKFDEELFPADFICEGIDQTRGWFYSLLAISTFIKGKAPYKNVLVNDLILDKEGKKMSKSKGNTVDPFALFDKYGADATRWYLLYVSPAWSPTKFDEDGLIEIVSKFFGTLKNVYNFFVLYSNQDNISPVELDVPYDKRPELDRWILSKYNQLILDVTEEMNRYDHMKTVRKIQDFVTEDLSNWYIRRARRRFWGDQMTDDKKSVYATTYEVLVGISQMIAPFAPFISDEIYTNLTGNESVHISFFPKADESLINKNVEERMDLVRTMVGLGRGTREKERIKVRQPLSEMLVDGKYETLISDLTPLIMEELNVKKVVFETKLDQFMDYSLKPNFKVAGPVLGAKIKAFGGALAQADPAELVARLESDGEAVINVAGEDFTLNKELVEIKISAKEGFSVAMENNVFTILDTTINQELIDEGLARELISKVQQLRKQNDFEMMDNIKIFVTADADVKTAVEAYKSYIMKETLAVEIAEKDGLDEYDLNGHKTGIGVERV; the protein is encoded by the coding sequence ATGTTTCGAAATTTATCTGAAAAACCAATCGCAGAGTTTCAAATGGAACAGGCAAAAGCCTGGAAAGAAGAAAAACTGCTGGAAAAGTGCGTAACAACAAGAGAAGGAATGCCATCGTTTATATTTTATGAAGGACCTCCCACTGCTAATGGCAGACCAGGGATTCATCATGTTATAGCAAGAACGTTAAAAGATTCCGTATGCCGTTATAAGACTATGCAGGGGTTTGCTGTAAATAGAAAAGCTGGATGGGATACTCATGGACTTCCTGTAGAAATTGAAGTGGAAAAACAGCTTAACATGTCCGGGAAACAGGACATTGAAAAGTATGGTATCAAAGAATTTAATGAAAAGTGCAGAGAGTCTGTATTTACCTATGAAGGTATGTGGAGACAGATGACTGAAAGGATGGGTTATCTTATTGACCTGGACAATCCTTATATTACTCTGGACAATAACTTTATTGAAACTGGCTGGTGGATATTAAAGGAATTTTTTAAGGCTGGACTTATTTACGAAGGACACAAGATTCTTCCTTACTGCCCGCGATGTGGAACCGGACTGGCATCCCATGAAGTAGCTCAGGGGTATAAAGAAGTAAAAACCCAGACAATTATGGCAAAATTTAAGAAAAAAGATGCAGATGAATACTTCCTGGCATGGACCACCACTCCATGGACTCTGGCTTCAAACGTTGCCCTTACTGTAGGCCCGGATATTGATTATGTAAAAGTTAAGATGCACGAGGATGCCAATGAAGCAGGAAAAGTATTTTATCTGGCAAAGAATCTTGCAGATAAAGTTCTAGGTGCAGAAAGCTATGATGTTATAGCTGAAATGAAGGGCAAAGAACTTGAATTTGCTGAATACGAGCAGCTGATGCCATTTATAAAGCCAGATAAGAAAGCATTCTTTGTAACTTGTGCAGATTATGTAACTATAGAAGACGGTACTGGTATTGTCCACACTGCACCAGCATTTGGTGAAGATGACTATCAGACGGGAAGAAGATATGAGTTGCCAGTGGTAAATCCTGTAGACGAACAGGGTAAATATACAGATACTCCATGGGCTGGACGCTTTGTAATGGAAGAGGGCCTTGATGTAGACATTATAAAATGGCTTGCAGCTGAAGATAAAATCTTTGCTAAGGAAAAGATGGATCACAATTACCCACACTGCTGGAGATGCGGGACTCCTCTGATTTACTATGCAAAGCCAAGCTGGTATATTGAAATGACTAAACTGAAAGATCAGTTGGTAGAAAATAATAAGACAGTAAACTGGTTCCCGGATTTTGTAGGAGAGAAAAGATTTGGAAACTGGCTTGAAAATGTAAACGACTGGGCTATTTCAAGAAACAGATACTGGGGTACTCCGATTCCCATCTGGAGATGTGACTGCGGCCATTTAGAGTGCATTGGAAGCAGAGCCGAATTAGTTGAAAAATCTATTGAAAATATTACAGAAGAAGTTGAACTTCACAGACCTTACGTGGATGACATTCATTTAAAGTGCCCTCACTGTGGAAAAACAATGAGCAGAATCCCTGAAGTAATGGATTGCTGGTTTGATTCAGGTTCTATGCCATTTGCACAGCAGCATTATCCATTTGAAAACAAAGAAAAGTTTGACGAAGAATTATTCCCTGCAGATTTTATCTGTGAAGGTATTGATCAGACCAGGGGCTGGTTCTATTCACTTCTTGCTATTTCCACATTTATAAAGGGTAAGGCTCCATATAAGAATGTTCTTGTAAATGATCTTATCCTGGACAAAGAAGGCAAGAAAATGAGCAAATCAAAGGGTAACACAGTAGATCCATTTGCTTTATTTGACAAGTATGGTGCCGATGCTACCAGATGGTATTTGCTGTACGTATCACCGGCATGGTCTCCGACTAAGTTTGACGAGGATGGGCTGATTGAAATTGTCAGCAAGTTCTTTGGAACGCTGAAGAATGTTTATAATTTCTTCGTACTTTATTCCAACCAGGATAACATCAGTCCTGTGGAGCTTGATGTACCTTATGACAAGAGACCTGAGCTTGACAGATGGATTCTTTCAAAGTATAACCAGCTTATACTGGATGTTACAGAGGAAATGAACCGGTATGACCATATGAAGACTGTTAGAAAAATTCAGGACTTTGTTACCGAAGATTTATCAAACTGGTATATCAGACGTGCAAGAAGAAGATTCTGGGGTGACCAGATGACGGATGATAAGAAGAGTGTATATGCAACGACTTATGAGGTTCTTGTGGGAATTTCACAAATGATTGCTCCATTCGCTCCGTTTATTTCAGACGAAATATATACAAACCTAACAGGAAATGAATCCGTTCACATTTCATTCTTCCCTAAGGCTGATGAATCCTTAATAAATAAGAATGTTGAGGAAAGAATGGATCTTGTCCGAACCATGGTGGGTCTTGGAAGAGGCACCAGAGAAAAAGAAAGAATTAAGGTTAGACAACCTCTTTCTGAAATGCTGGTAGATGGAAAGTATGAGACTCTTATCAGTGACCTTACTCCTTTGATTATGGAAGAATTAAACGTTAAAAAGGTTGTATTTGAAACGAAACTGGATCAATTTATGGATTATAGCCTGAAGCCTAATTTTAAAGTGGCAGGCCCGGTTTTAGGTGCGAAGATTAAAGCCTTTGGAGGTGCTCTTGCCCAGGCAGACCCGGCAGAGCTTGTTGCCAGACTGGAATCTGATGGAGAAGCTGTTATTAATGTAGCTGGTGAAGATTTTACCTTAAATAAGGAGCTGGTTGAAATTAAAATCAGTGCTAAAGAGGGATTTTCTGTTGCTATGGAAAATAATGTATTCACTATTCTTGATACAACTATAAACCAGGAACTTATTGACGAAGGTCTTGCCAGAGAACTTATTTCTAAGGTTCAACAGCTTAGAAAGCAGAATGACTTTGAAATGATGGACAATATTAAGATTTTCGTGACAGCTGACGCAGATGTTAAAACTGCTGTAGAAGCATATAAATCATATATTATGAAAGAAACTCTTGCTGTAGAAATTGCAGAAAAAGATGGACTGGACGAATATGACTTAAATGGTCATAAGACAGGCATAGGAGTAGAAAGAGTATAA